A genomic segment from Microbispora sp. ZYX-F-249 encodes:
- a CDS encoding type II secretion system F family protein produces MIAVLAGVLTTLAVLTWPVARSPVARLNAIASSAPSPQTPTQGPPGHTPVDASASRRGAAIAAPVGLAVLLLVGGPVGALAGTATAVGVFVAVRRREPAEVRRRRERVEADLPFAVDLIVACLRAGQPMSGAVETTAAAIAGPVGERLSRAGAQMRLGAPPEEAWAALADEPALAALARTMIRAAQSGAPVADVLTRLADDARRTARATASAAARRVGVQAVAPLGLCFLPAFVFLGIIPMVAGLAGQILLP; encoded by the coding sequence ATGATCGCCGTGCTGGCCGGGGTCCTGACCACGCTGGCGGTGCTGACCTGGCCGGTCGCCCGTTCGCCGGTCGCGCGCCTGAACGCCATCGCGTCGTCGGCGCCGTCCCCGCAGACGCCGACGCAGGGGCCGCCCGGCCACACGCCGGTGGACGCGAGCGCGTCGCGCCGAGGAGCGGCCATCGCCGCGCCCGTGGGACTCGCGGTCCTCCTCCTTGTGGGAGGGCCGGTGGGAGCGCTTGCGGGGACGGCGACGGCCGTCGGCGTTTTCGTCGCCGTGCGCAGGCGGGAGCCCGCCGAAGTCAGGCGACGCCGGGAACGCGTCGAGGCCGACCTTCCGTTCGCCGTCGACCTGATCGTCGCCTGTCTGCGGGCCGGGCAACCGATGAGCGGGGCCGTCGAAACGACCGCGGCCGCCATCGCGGGTCCCGTCGGCGAACGCCTCTCGCGGGCCGGCGCTCAGATGCGCCTGGGTGCTCCTCCGGAGGAGGCCTGGGCCGCCCTGGCCGACGAGCCCGCGCTCGCCGCCTTGGCCAGGACGATGATCCGGGCCGCGCAGAGTGGTGCACCAGTGGCCGACGTCCTCACGCGGCTCGCCGACGATGCCCGGCGTACGGCTCGGGCGACCGCTTCGGCCGCGGCGCGAAGGGTGGGCGTGCAGGCCGTCGCGCCGCTGGGGCTCTGCTTCCTGCCGGCCTTCGTCTTCCTCGGGATCATTCCCATGGTGGCAGGACTGGCGGGGCAGATCCTCCTGCCGTGA
- a CDS encoding type II secretion system F family protein, with protein MTLPDGPVLGLVAVLAAALATWVWAGPDSGTTRLASLTGTRRARDLRRFLAALTRRPRPGATAAAWRAASIELCQSLAAELSAGRPPGDALARAVSSVGLPDPSALAPVVAAARDGGDVAAALSNAAPARGGEGLVRLAACWRVSVAVGGGLTALVERVSVSLREAQAHREEVAAQLSGPRATARMLAGLPVLGLLMAAGLGMNPLAFLLGGPAGLACLVVGLTLDAAGVWWTHRLVARAEEPPGSAPR; from the coding sequence ATGACGCTGCCGGACGGGCCTGTCCTGGGGCTGGTCGCGGTGCTCGCCGCCGCCCTCGCCACCTGGGTGTGGGCCGGGCCGGATTCCGGGACGACGCGGCTCGCGTCGCTCACCGGAACGAGGCGGGCAAGGGACCTGCGCAGGTTCTTGGCGGCCCTCACTCGCCGTCCACGACCCGGTGCGACGGCGGCGGCCTGGCGTGCGGCGTCCATCGAGCTGTGCCAGAGCCTGGCCGCCGAGCTGTCGGCGGGCAGGCCTCCCGGCGACGCCCTCGCGCGGGCGGTCTCCTCGGTCGGCCTGCCGGACCCCTCCGCGCTCGCCCCTGTGGTCGCCGCCGCCCGGGACGGCGGCGATGTCGCCGCGGCCCTGTCGAACGCCGCACCCGCCCGTGGTGGTGAAGGCCTGGTCAGGCTGGCCGCGTGCTGGCGGGTCAGCGTAGCCGTGGGCGGCGGCCTGACCGCGCTGGTGGAGCGGGTGAGCGTGTCCCTGCGGGAGGCGCAGGCCCACCGGGAGGAGGTGGCCGCACAGCTTTCCGGACCTCGGGCGACCGCCCGGATGCTCGCGGGCCTGCCCGTGCTCGGCCTGCTGATGGCCGCCGGCCTCGGGATGAATCCGCTGGCGTTCCTGCTCGGCGGCCCGGCGGGGTTGGCCTGCCTGGTCGTCGGGCTCACCCTCGACGCCGCCGGCGTCTGGTGGACACACAGGCTCGTGGCCCGGGCGGAAGAGCCGCCGGGATCCGCTCCCCGATGA
- a CDS encoding TadA family conjugal transfer-associated ATPase: MTREGPVTVPGVGADLVEAVRVRLSQTGAAPTAAQVATALRAERAVLGDAEILAVARTLRAHLIGAGPLETLLAEPGVTDVLVNGPREVWVDDGDGLRRTNVTFPGDDEVRRLAQRLAASAGRRLDDACPYVDARLAGGVRLHAVLPPIAAEGTCLSLRLPSRRAFTVEELAAEDGAAVLRAIMAARLAFLVTGGTGTGKTTMLSAMLSLAGPAERLLLVEDSAELQPPHPHVVRLEARPPNLEGAGGVGLRDLVRQALRMRPDRLVVGEVRGAEVVDLLAALNTGHEGGCGTLHANNAADVPARLEALACAAGLSREAVHSQIAAALDLVIHLVRDAGGGRRRVAEICVLERGPSGLVTALPAVTFDPHGRTSRGPSFDVLRERCAGSWPS, encoded by the coding sequence ATGACCCGAGAAGGCCCGGTGACCGTTCCCGGCGTCGGCGCGGATCTCGTCGAGGCGGTCCGCGTACGGCTGTCGCAGACCGGCGCCGCTCCCACCGCGGCCCAGGTGGCGACGGCCCTGCGCGCGGAGCGTGCCGTGCTCGGCGACGCCGAGATCCTGGCCGTCGCACGCACGCTGCGCGCCCATCTCATCGGCGCGGGCCCCCTCGAGACCCTGCTGGCCGAGCCGGGCGTCACGGACGTCCTGGTCAACGGGCCGCGCGAGGTGTGGGTGGACGATGGGGACGGCCTGCGCAGGACGAACGTGACCTTCCCCGGAGACGACGAGGTCCGCAGGCTCGCCCAGCGTCTGGCCGCGTCGGCCGGACGTCGCCTCGACGACGCCTGCCCCTATGTGGATGCCCGGCTCGCCGGCGGCGTGCGCCTGCACGCGGTGCTCCCGCCCATCGCGGCGGAGGGGACCTGCCTGTCCCTGCGGCTGCCCTCGCGCCGGGCGTTCACGGTGGAGGAACTCGCCGCGGAGGACGGCGCCGCCGTGCTACGCGCGATCATGGCGGCACGGCTGGCGTTCCTGGTCACCGGGGGAACCGGCACCGGCAAGACGACGATGTTGAGCGCCATGCTCTCCCTCGCGGGCCCGGCGGAGCGCCTGCTGCTGGTCGAGGACTCCGCCGAGCTGCAACCCCCGCACCCTCACGTCGTACGGCTCGAGGCCCGGCCGCCGAACCTGGAGGGCGCGGGCGGGGTCGGGCTGCGCGATCTCGTACGGCAGGCCCTCCGGATGCGGCCCGACCGCCTGGTGGTGGGCGAAGTGCGGGGAGCGGAGGTCGTCGACCTCCTGGCGGCGCTCAACACGGGCCACGAGGGGGGCTGCGGGACGCTGCACGCCAACAACGCCGCCGACGTGCCCGCGCGGCTGGAGGCCCTGGCCTGCGCCGCGGGCCTGTCGAGGGAGGCGGTGCACAGCCAGATCGCCGCCGCGCTCGACCTCGTCATCCACCTCGTGCGGGACGCCGGCGGCGGACGTCGTCGCGTGGCGGAGATCTGCGTGCTCGAACGCGGCCCGTCCGGCCTGGTGACGGCGCTTCCGGCCGTGACCTTCGACCCGCACGGCAGGACGAGCCGAGGCCCGTCCTTCGACGTGCTGCGAGAACGGTGCGCCGGGTCGTGGCCCTCATGA
- a CDS encoding DUF4244 domain-containing protein, whose protein sequence is MSKHAATGRRKQTGTQTGTEAGVPRGTLLRRRAGGAGGRHRARPARWTALARAVRKAALARAVARALSSRSGRGSVFARSCRWAGAGGSQGLRSSTWSGRGAAFGRLGRWAVAGLRVGGHPLRRTCAALRRAAARFSCRAQELSIQWTVQAGTRAEAGMSTAEYAVGTIAACGFAALLWKVVTSAEVRSMLAALIQKALKLAA, encoded by the coding sequence ATGAGCAAGCACGCCGCGACCGGCCGGAGGAAGCAGACGGGCACCCAGACGGGCACCGAGGCGGGCGTCCCGAGGGGCACCCTGCTCCGGCGGCGAGCCGGAGGCGCTGGGGGCCGTCACAGGGCGCGTCCGGCGCGATGGACGGCGCTCGCGCGTGCCGTGCGCAAGGCCGCGCTCGCGCGTGCTGTGGCAAGGGCGCTGTCCAGCCGCTCCGGACGCGGCTCCGTGTTCGCCCGCTCCTGCCGGTGGGCAGGAGCGGGCGGCTCGCAGGGCTTGAGGTCGTCGACGTGGTCGGGCCGAGGGGCGGCGTTCGGTCGCCTGGGACGGTGGGCGGTCGCCGGCCTCCGGGTGGGAGGCCACCCCCTGCGGCGGACGTGTGCCGCGCTGCGGCGTGCCGCCGCCCGATTCTCGTGCCGTGCCCAGGAGTTGAGCATCCAGTGGACGGTTCAGGCGGGGACGAGGGCCGAGGCGGGCATGTCGACCGCGGAGTACGCCGTGGGCACGATCGCCGCCTGCGGGTTCGCCGCACTGCTCTGGAAGGTGGTCACGAGCGCCGAGGTGAGGTCCATGCTCGCCGCGCTCATTCAGAAGGCCCTGAAACTGGCCGCCTGA